A window from Kluyveromyces lactis strain NRRL Y-1140 chromosome E complete sequence encodes these proteins:
- a CDS encoding uncharacterized protein (conserved hypothetical protein) produces the protein MSSHPFQVIDLCAPAEETSRLLLEAANTQGFLFIDGHSFSQQQVDALFRLSMEYFTNTPHHEKLQYAFDVAKNYGYTDYTREQGDPSKAKDFKECYNFGSINFSNGTYNGQSRSTSENCMQHGEVPPLFTYHNDLIVDSIKKFHELARNIMGLFTVALGIIQEDFFVSRFSDDKKNGCVMRLLHYPLFRDDGVDGSSGIDPTLRIGPHSDYGALTLLLQKEGEQGLEVQLDPGCDQWTKVPFLTSRYEGSAPPIVVNFGDMLSFWTKGVIRSTKHRVKIDPGETRSSDRYSIVFFTHPDADTTLDPVPSRVIESNSNGIGAPPVTAYEYLSAHLSRVINSIPSHDGMV, from the coding sequence ATGTCATCTCACCCTTTCCAGGTCATTGATTTGTGTGCTCctgcagaagaaacttcacGTCTGCTATTAGAAGCTGCAAATACTCAAGGTTTTCTGTTTATTGACGGCCACtctttttctcaacaacaagTAGATGCTTTGTTTCGCTTATCCATGGAGTACTTCACCAATACTCCCCACCACGAAAAGCTGCAATATGCTTTCGATGTCGCCAAGAATTATGGATACACTGATTATACTCGTGAACAAGGGGACCCCAGCAAGGCCAAAGACTTCAAAGAGTGCTACAATTTTGGTTCTATAAATTTCAGCAATGGTACTTACAACGGCCAATCGCGGTCTACTTCTGAAAATTGTATGCAGCATGGTGAAGTTCCCCCATTGTTTACTTATCACAATGACTTAATTGTTGACAGcatcaagaaattccaTGAGCTGGCCAGGAATATCATGGGATTATTCACGGTAGCCCTTGGAATCATccaagaagatttctttgtatcCAGGTTCAGTGACGATAAGAAGAACGGATGTGTCATGAGGTTGTTGCACTATCCCCTTTTCAGGGATGATGGCGTTGATGGCAGCTCTGGGATTGACCCGACGCTAAGAATTGGACCTCATTCGGATTACGGCGCATTGACACTCTTGCTTCAAAAGGAAGGAGAGCAAGGGCTGGAAGTGCAATTGGACCCGGGCTGTGACCAGTGGACAAAGGTTCCGTTTTTGACTTCCAGATACGAAGGTTCGGCTCCTCCAATTGTCGTTAACTTCGGTGACATGTTGAGCTTTTGGACAAAAGGCGTTATTAGGAGCACGAAACACAGAGTGAAAATTGACCCTGGTGAAACGAGATCCAGTGACAGATACTCCATTGTGTTTTTTACCCATCCTGACGCAGACACTACCCTAGATCCCGTTCCAAGTAGAGTCATCGAGAGTAACTCTAATGGCATTGGGGCACCTCCGGTGACGGCTTACGAGTATTTGTCTGCTCACCTCTCCCGCGTGATCAACTCAATTCCCAGTCATGACGGCATGGTATAG